The DNA sequence ACATTACGAAGATTATGTTCTCTCGCACCTTGAATATGTATTGAATCATGCACATCTAAGATCATACCGACCGTCTCCGACACGTTTCCATACCAGTTTTCCGTGAGCACAACGTAAGATAGTACACATGAGTACATTTGCTGTTATTTATACATACGATTCTGCCCAAACTGATCTCACTACCGAGATACGCCCACGTCACCGTGAGTTCTTAAAAATGCTCTTCGATAGGGGCGCGCTCAAAGCTTCTGGTCCAATGGCAGGAGGACGTGCGCTGATCGTCGTCGACGCCGAATCAGAGGATAAAGCACGGGAGCTACTCGCCGATGACCCGTTCAACAAAGCTGGTGTACTTGCCAACGTCGAAATTGCTGAATGGACTGTCGTCTACGGACCATGGGAGTAATGTGCGCAAAGATCCGCTCATTATCGGGATAATTCTTGCGCTCTGTGCTGGATTATTTATCCCGTTTTCACGAGAGATTGCAAACGGCTTTGGGATCGCCGCTGATATCGGAGTTGCGCTCGTTTTTCTCCTGTACGGAATGCGGTTACCTACGCGCGAGGTTCTGAGCGGTTTAGCTAACGTTCGTTTACAAGGGTCGATTCTGTTTGCGACGTTTGTGATTTTCCCGTGTATGGGTTGGGCGGTTGCAACACTTGCTTCTCCCCTGCTCGGCCCAGAACTGGCCCGTGGGATTTTTTACCTGTCATTATTGCCGTCTACGGTTCAATCCTCGGTGACCTTTGTGTCGATTGCGAACGGTAATGTTGGTGCCGCAATCGCTGCTGCAACCTTATCGAATATCGCCGGGATGTTTATCACTCCAGTTTTAGTTGCAGTTTTCATGAGTGTTTCCGGAGCAGATACTGGCGGGTTTGGCTCGATTATGGTCAAACTGCTGTTGCCGTTTATTGCCGGGCAACTTGTGCAACCCTGGTTTGGCGGGTGGATGCGTGCCCGGCGTGACTTGACCAAGACTACCGATACGGGCGCAATTATTTTAGTGGTTTTGACGGCGACGACGGTGGCAACTCTCGACGGCTCATGGAGCGTTATCACGGCCTATTCGTTGGTTGTCCTTCTGATCGTGTTGGCGCTTTTCCTGGCGTTGATGTTGGCGCTAACGTGGTTCGGATCGCTCGGCCTAACGAGGAAAGACCGGATTGTGGTGCTGATGTGTGGTTCTAAAAAGTCCTTGGCTACCGGGCTACCGATGGCCAATGCCTTATTCCCTGCGTCTGTTGTTGGAACGATCGGAATCCCGTTAATTATTTTCCATCAATTGCAGTTGATGGTGTGCGCTGTGATAGCTCGCAAATTAGCTCTCAAGGGCTGAGTACATCTAACTTGCCGTTCAGTATCTAAATGAACAGGGATTTATCCAGCACTCCTCTGAAGGTGGCATGAACCATGCAAACTATGCGTTCTTTCTTAGTACGCTGTAGCGCTCCCGCGATAACGTTGGGACCAGATGATTCCTTTCTAAGGCCGGAACCGTATTCTTTCGTGCATGTACCACGCCATGAGATTGAAAGGTTATTTCGAGCCAATCTCCCATCACTGTGCTTCGATTCCGATCTGTCAATAGTTCTCTCACAACCGATTTATGGTGATCGCATCTATCTGTCGTATAGTTACGCAACAGCCAAAAATCTCCAGGACACATTAGCGGACGTCTATCCAATATCGCCTAACGATCCGCTGCCTATAGGCTCTCTATAAGAACTAGTGTTCAGCCCGAAGTCTGCGTGCTCCAATAATGGAGGCCACCACGGTCACAATAATGATGCCTAGGATGATGCCTACCGAGACACCTGGTGTCGGTTCGGTAATTGCGGTGAGCATATCGTATCCGTGGAAGGCGTGGAGCAGAAGCTTCAAGCCGATGAATCCGAGGATTGCCGCCAAACCGTAGTGCAAGTAGATGAGGCGATCGAGTAAGCCATCGACGAGGAAGAACAACTGGCGCAAACCAAGCAACGCAAACGCGTTCGATGCGAACACGATAAACGGCTCCTTCGTCAACCCAAAGATTGCTGGAATCGAGTCAAGAGCGAACAGCAAATCGATCGTCCCAATGGAGATAATGCAAATAAGCAGCGGAGTAAGGAAAGTTTTTCCTTGGGAGCGGTGGAATAGCTTATCGCCAACGAACCCAGCTGTCACAGGGAATACTCGAGAAATAAAGCGGGTCAGCGCAGTCGGTTTATACTCATCATCTTCTTTAACACCATTTTTGCGGTCACGTGCTTCTTGTAAACCGTCCAAGACCTGCTTGGTTGCGGTGTAGACCATCCACACACCGAAAGCGAAGAACACCCAGATGAATTTTTCAACAAGGGCCGCGCCGATCATAATGAAGATAAATCGCAAGACAAGGGCAATAATGATGCCCCACATCAGTACTTTTTGCTGGAATTTCCGAGGTACTTTAAAGGCTGCGATAATGATAATAAAAACAAAGATGTTATCGAGCGAGAGTGAATACTCGGTGATATAGCCGGCGAAGAATTCAGTGGCGAACCGGCCACCGTGGCGGAAGTAGGTTGCGATACCGAAAAGTACAGCAAGCGAAACATAAACTCCGGTCCAGCGTGAGGCTTCACCAATGGTTGGCTCATGAGCTTTACGCACATGTCCGAGAAGATCAAAAAGAATCAATGCAACAACGAATACTCCAAGAAGTACCCATTCCCATGCATGAACCACCATGGTTGGATCAGCAGAGGACGAGTTTGCAACAGTTACAAGCATAGAGTTAAGCAAAGTTAGCCTTTCGGTTCAGAACATGACCGAAGGTCTCTTCCCGCCATCTCTAATGAGAGTAGTGGCCTCGGCCCGGGCTAAGCAGCCGCGATGACGAACCGATATTTCGTGGGAATACTCCCCTTCGCTATTTCTAGCTTACGCGAGAGTAGCTAGAAGGTAACATCTTAGGCGTTATGATATCGCGCTCAGTTCGCGACAAGCACTATTGAGCTTGTTTGATGGCACGTAACTCACGCTTAACATCTTCGATTTCGTCGCGTAACCGGGCAGCGAGTTCGAACTGTAGGTGTTCGGCAGCAACGTGCATCTGTTCGCGCAGATCTTGAAGTAGTTGCTCAATTTCAGCACCATCTTGAGGTAATCGTTCGGCAACTGACTTTTCTTTGCGATACCCGCCGTCTAGCAATTCGCCAGTCTCAAGATCTTCACGGGCGAGCATGTCAGTCACGTCGGCGATCTTCTTCCGCAATGGTTTCGGATCGATGCCGTGCGCAGTGTTGTATGCTATTTGCTTTTCGCGACGGCGGTTGGTTTCGTCGATCGCCTCACGCATATTTGGTGTTATCGAATCGGCGTACATGTGTACTTGCCCAGATACGTTTCGAGCTGCACGTCCAATGGTCTGAATGAGCGCTGTCGTAGAGCGCAAGAAGCCCTGCTTATCGGCGTCGAGGATCGCAACAAGTGAGACTTCTGGTAGGTCCAAACCCTCACGCAACAGGTTGATACCCACTAATACATCGAATTTGCCCATGCGTAGTTCACGCAACAGTTCAACGCGCCGTAAGGTATCGACGTCGGAATGCAAATACTCAACCTTGACCCCGCGTTCGGCAAGATAATCGGTGAGGTCTTCGGCCATTTTCTTGGTTAACGTGGTAACCAAAACTCGTTCATCACGATCGACGCGGGCACGTACTTGTTCGAGCAGATCGTCGATTTGGCCTTTTGTTGGCTTAACAATGATCTCTGGATCTACTAGGCCGGTAGGTCGAATAATTTGTTCGACGTATCCATCAGAAAGTTCCATCTCATATTTAGCCGGTGTTGCTGAGAGATAAACAGTCTGACCGATTCGTTCCAAGAACTCCGCGAATTTCAGTGGCCGATTATCCATTGCGGAAGGCAGGCGGAATCCGAAATCCACAAGGGTGCGCTTGCGGGACATATCCCCTTCGTACATGGCACCAATTTGCGGTACCGTCACGTGCGATTCGTCAATAATCAACACAAAATCCTCAGGGAAATAATCGAGCAAGGTATTCGGAGGTGTGCCTGGGCCACGACCATCAATATGCCTCGAATAATTCTCGATACCCGAGCACGTTCCGATATTGCGCATCATCTCTAAATCGTAGGTGGTACGCATCTCGAGCCGTTGAGCTTCCAGTAGCTTATCTTGATCGCGTAACTCTGCTAGGCGCTCAGCTAATTCTTCCTCAATAGAAGCAATTGCACGTTTCATGCGTTCTTCACCAGCAACATAGTGGGAAGCAGGGAAAATATGAGCATGGTCGGTTTCGCGCACCACATTGCCAGTTAGCGGATGCAGTAAGGCGATGGATTCAATCTCATCGCCGAAAAATTCGATCCGGATAGCGAGCTCTTCATAAACTGGAATGATCTCCACAGTATCGCCGCGTACCCGGAATGTGCCACGGGTGAACGCCATATCGTTGCGCGTATACTGCATCGTCACGAACTGCTTAAGTAACGCATCGCGGTCGAGTTCTTGCCCAACATGGACGTCCACCATACGATCAACGTATTCTTGCGGCGTTCCCAAACCATAGATACACGAAACAGAAGCCACCACGACGGTATCGCGCCGCGTAATCAACGAATTGGTGGCCGAGTGGCGCAACCGCTCAACTTCGTCGTTAATGGAGGAATCTTTTTCAATAAACGTATCAGTTTGCGGCACATAGGCTTCTGGCTGATAGTAGTCGTAGTACGAAACGAAGTACTCGATGGCATTGTTGGGTAACAATTCCCGGAATTCGGCAGCCATTTGGGCGGCGAGGGTTTTGTTTGGCTCGATGATGAGTGTGGGGCGCTGTATTTGTTCGATCAACCATGCAGTGGTTGCTGATTTTCCAGTTCCGGTTGCGCCCAACAAAACGATATCTTTTTCCCCGGCGTTAATCCGCTCAGCGAGTTCCGCAATTGCGGTGGGCTGATCGCCGGACGGAGTGTATTCAGAGATAACTTCGAATGGTGCTTCTTGACGCACAATATCAGTAACAGGACGCATACCTCAAGCCTACCGGTTAGCTCCGACAATATTCGATACCTATCGCTACCAGCTTTACAGGTAACGAGGTGTTACCTGCTGACTGTAGGCTCCTAGAAATCGTAATCGACCAGGGTTGAATACTTATTAATAGGTGGTTCCGCTTGAACACCTCTTAGTGCCCTGCCGGATCATTCCGATCAGAGAGGTTACGGGTGGAATACGTGGCAAGGGCGACAACGAGACAAAAACTAACCGACAGTACAGCCGAAAGTAGGAGATACGTTCGAGAGAACCCAAGGGCGTCCAACACAGCTCCGATCACCGGATCTACCGCGATCGTCGCAGCCTCGTCGAACATCGCCACGATGGATAGCATCGTTGTGCGATACTTGTCAGAAATCACCAGATTAACTTGTTCATCGATGAGGATAAAGAAAACTGATGCCAACCCAGACAACAAAACAAACGACCCTGCACCTATCCAAGGCGTTGAAGGCATGGTCACACTCACTGCGACCAAGAAAAGAATCACTAAACCCATAACAGTGAGAACACGCAATCGCTCGTGGTCCGTTGAGCGCTTGAGCCGATCAGTATTTCGCACTGCAAGCCACTGGACGATCTTCCCGATCACCAATACGATTCCCAAGTTTCGAACCTCAAGACCGCGTTCTTCCAAGAACGGCCCAAGATACGTCGAGTAATTTGACACTGCAATCATGACTATCGTCGAAGCGAGTGCAAGCGAAACAAAGAGGCTATGATTTCTTATTACCCCCGCGACACGGCGAATTACTGTGCCCAGTTTATGCGCTCCGTGACTGGATTGATCGGCTTTAGAAGATTCCGAAGATAACTGGTCATGCAAACGCAGACGTAAAAACACGCCAGCAGCTGCGATATAGCAAGCCACACTCATCCACAGCGGTAGGTTGGTGCGCCATGAGAACAGTATCGGTCCAACCACACTTGAAGTCATGGAAAACAATAAGGTCACCGATCCGACGGCTGACCGGCTCTTCAAATAGTCATCTAGTCATCTTCCATCCCCAATCGCTTGTGCTCTTGGAAAAGCCAGGCACTGTCAGCACCAGAAGAAAGCGCAAGGCCGGCGCCAATGACGAGTTCAGAAAGATAAACTGCTGGCAACGCGTCGAATACGGCAAGAACACTGACACCAAGCGCGATCAATCGGGATCCGAAAGCTAATGCATACTTTTGTCCAAATCTATCGGCAAGACGTCCCATAGGTACCTCAAATAAAAGAGATACAACAGCCCCAAACGAATTAAGAAGCCCGATCTCTAGATATGAAAGTCCCTTCGCCTGAAGAATCATCGTCATCAAAGGCCATGCCATAACTGAAGCGATCAGGCATTTAGCAATCAAGTATCCACCGAAAAGGACGAGCAACGGAACGCTTGGGTATCTTCACAGAAGCTCTCCCATCTTCACCTCAATCAGAACTTCCACACACCGAGGATTATGCACCATTCGGGGCTTGCGTACGATATTCGAGCGCTATCGCTACGAGCATCACCTACAGATCTGTTGCTACCAGCTCAGTGTGTAATGCTCAGCAGGGTTAGCCGTCGTCGCTTGGCGAGAACCGGTGAGGATCCAGCCGGCGTCGAGTAAGGTGTCTGCACCAGGATTAGCCCGTAGTTTGATATGTGTTCCTTGTATTTCGACAACGTCGCAACCAAGGTTTCGTAATCGACTGGCCTGAAGATGCGTATCACTTCGAAATATTACATTTTCGATGGGATTCGTCAGTTCACTAACGCGTTCTTGGCTAAGTGCCCAGTCATAAGGTATTACCCAAGTATCCCAAAGTTTTTCAGCTAATGAGACGAATTCATCTTGAGTCGTTGAGTTTGTGACAACGACATCGGATATTGCGGTTCGCGTCATCTCTCCTGGTTGAGAATTGATTCGGCTTTTCGCTTGAGCTAGGCTCATCCCACGGTTGTCAACCATGCGAGCGATCCGAACGTGGTCAGGGGTATGGATAGTCATCGTGGCCATAAACGAAAACTGATTTGCGCTGCCAACCAGCAGTGGAACGTCGTAGACGACGATTTGGCTCGGATGAGCGGTACGTAGTTGTGCGGATACTTCACGTGCGATATAGGGGTGAATGATTGACTCGAGTTGTTGGCGTGCAGCGGAATTGGAAAACACGAAAGAGGCAAGTGCTCCACGGTCAAGGTGTCCGTCTGCACGCAGTACACGCGGACCGAAGGTGCGCCCTATTTGGTCTAAGGCTTTTGTGCCAGGGGCAACGACGTCGCGGGCAACCTGATCGGCGTCGATAACCATTGCGCCACGGGTGGCGAAAACGTGCGTCAGCGTGGACTTTCCTGACGCAATACCACCGGTTACTGCAAGTTTGAGCATGTTAGCGCACGTCCACTGAAGAACGCACTCCCCTTTCAATAACGCAAATAAATCGTTACCTATTTAGGTTATCGTATCTGTGCCCAGTTATCTATGTTCAACGCGGCCTGGTTACGGCATACGCATGACTCGCACCGGGTCTCGGTATGCAGCAAAAATAGCGGGCGGAATTGCTGCTACCGCGGCTGCACATAGAGCCAATATAATGCTGGCAACTGCGAAGTCGAGCGGTACGGGAGTGTGCGCAAAGTACATCACCGTATAGCCGAGTATGACGCCCGAAACAATGCCGATCAAGCTGATGACTACGGTACGTAGAACCACGAAACAAATCAGAGCGGACCTCGTGATCCCTAGGGTTCGACGTCGTCCTAAATCTTTGGCATGGATAAGTACGTTAGTTAGCACAATAACACCGATAATCACGATTCCCACGCCATGAACAAGTAATAAAATCGCGCCAGATTGCTGCTTTAAAGAATTAATTAAGGCCTGTGACTCAGCCGCTTTTCGGGCTGAGGATTCCACAGATAGTGTGGACTGGGCTGAAGGCAGATTCTTGATCAGGACGTGTTCCATCGGACCAACGTCGTCGAGGCTGGGCGCAA is a window from the Arcanobacterium buesumense genome containing:
- a CDS encoding TerC/Alx family metal homeostasis membrane protein is translated as MVVHAWEWVLLGVFVVALILFDLLGHVRKAHEPTIGEASRWTGVYVSLAVLFGIATYFRHGGRFATEFFAGYITEYSLSLDNIFVFIIIIAAFKVPRKFQQKVLMWGIIIALVLRFIFIMIGAALVEKFIWVFFAFGVWMVYTATKQVLDGLQEARDRKNGVKEDDEYKPTALTRFISRVFPVTAGFVGDKLFHRSQGKTFLTPLLICIISIGTIDLLFALDSIPAIFGLTKEPFIVFASNAFALLGLRQLFFLVDGLLDRLIYLHYGLAAILGFIGLKLLLHAFHGYDMLTAITEPTPGVSVGIILGIIIVTVVASIIGARRLRAEH
- the uvrB gene encoding excinuclease ABC subunit UvrB; translated protein: MRPVTDIVRQEAPFEVISEYTPSGDQPTAIAELAERINAGEKDIVLLGATGTGKSATTAWLIEQIQRPTLIIEPNKTLAAQMAAEFRELLPNNAIEYFVSYYDYYQPEAYVPQTDTFIEKDSSINDEVERLRHSATNSLITRRDTVVVASVSCIYGLGTPQEYVDRMVDVHVGQELDRDALLKQFVTMQYTRNDMAFTRGTFRVRGDTVEIIPVYEELAIRIEFFGDEIESIALLHPLTGNVVRETDHAHIFPASHYVAGEERMKRAIASIEEELAERLAELRDQDKLLEAQRLEMRTTYDLEMMRNIGTCSGIENYSRHIDGRGPGTPPNTLLDYFPEDFVLIIDESHVTVPQIGAMYEGDMSRKRTLVDFGFRLPSAMDNRPLKFAEFLERIGQTVYLSATPAKYEMELSDGYVEQIIRPTGLVDPEIIVKPTKGQIDDLLEQVRARVDRDERVLVTTLTKKMAEDLTDYLAERGVKVEYLHSDVDTLRRVELLRELRMGKFDVLVGINLLREGLDLPEVSLVAILDADKQGFLRSTTALIQTIGRAARNVSGQVHMYADSITPNMREAIDETNRRREKQIAYNTAHGIDPKPLRKKIADVTDMLAREDLETGELLDGGYRKEKSVAERLPQDGAEIEQLLQDLREQMHVAAEHLQFELAARLRDEIEDVKRELRAIKQAQ
- a CDS encoding MFS transporter: MTMILQAKGLSYLEIGLLNSFGAVVSLLFEVPMGRLADRFGQKYALAFGSRLIALGVSVLAVFDALPAVYLSELVIGAGLALSSGADSAWLFQEHKRLGMEDD
- a CDS encoding bile acid:sodium symporter family protein, coding for MRKDPLIIGIILALCAGLFIPFSREIANGFGIAADIGVALVFLLYGMRLPTREVLSGLANVRLQGSILFATFVIFPCMGWAVATLASPLLGPELARGIFYLSLLPSTVQSSVTFVSIANGNVGAAIAAATLSNIAGMFITPVLVAVFMSVSGADTGGFGSIMVKLLLPFIAGQLVQPWFGGWMRARRDLTKTTDTGAIILVVLTATTVATLDGSWSVITAYSLVVLLIVLALFLALMLALTWFGSLGLTRKDRIVVLMCGSKKSLATGLPMANALFPASVVGTIGIPLIIFHQLQLMVCAVIARKLALKG
- a CDS encoding YciI family protein, encoding MSTFAVIYTYDSAQTDLTTEIRPRHREFLKMLFDRGALKASGPMAGGRALIVVDAESEDKARELLADDPFNKAGVLANVEIAEWTVVYGPWE
- a CDS encoding MFS transporter codes for the protein MTSSVVGPILFSWRTNLPLWMSVACYIAAAGVFLRLRLHDQLSSESSKADQSSHGAHKLGTVIRRVAGVIRNHSLFVSLALASTIVMIAVSNYSTYLGPFLEERGLEVRNLGIVLVIGKIVQWLAVRNTDRLKRSTDHERLRVLTVMGLVILFLVAVSVTMPSTPWIGAGSFVLLSGLASVFFILIDEQVNLVISDKYRTTMLSIVAMFDEAATIAVDPVIGAVLDALGFSRTYLLLSAVLSVSFCLVVALATYSTRNLSDRNDPAGH
- the coaE gene encoding dephospho-CoA kinase gives rise to the protein MLKLAVTGGIASGKSTLTHVFATRGAMVIDADQVARDVVAPGTKALDQIGRTFGPRVLRADGHLDRGALASFVFSNSAARQQLESIIHPYIAREVSAQLRTAHPSQIVVYDVPLLVGSANQFSFMATMTIHTPDHVRIARMVDNRGMSLAQAKSRINSQPGEMTRTAISDVVVTNSTTQDEFVSLAEKLWDTWVIPYDWALSQERVSELTNPIENVIFRSDTHLQASRLRNLGCDVVEIQGTHIKLRANPGADTLLDAGWILTGSRQATTANPAEHYTLSW